In Pseudomonas poae, a single genomic region encodes these proteins:
- a CDS encoding LysR family transcriptional regulator, giving the protein MDKLSNMAVYVKVVEMGSFTAVANHLDSTVGNVSRAVSALEKNLDARLLQRSTRRLSVTDAGRRYYERCKSILSDLENAEAEASDALLAPRGRLRVHCVPGLARQLVTRAVLDYRRAFPEVTVDLLLSQRMPNLLEDQLDVSILIARALPDSAYISQKIGVSHCVLVAAPEYLAQHAPPQEPDDLSDHQCLLLGTVDYARDEWQLKSTKGDVTFVPTGPSFSVNDMDAMAVAIKEGAGIGLLAGFSAVDDLRSGKLVRVLPEYHTYERNVYAVYTSRQFVDAKITRFIEALKERVGRELAATARELVGDSA; this is encoded by the coding sequence ATGGACAAACTTTCGAATATGGCGGTGTACGTCAAAGTGGTCGAGATGGGCAGTTTTACGGCGGTGGCCAACCACCTTGACTCTACTGTCGGGAATGTCTCGCGGGCCGTTTCTGCCCTGGAGAAAAACCTTGATGCACGCTTGCTGCAACGCTCCACCCGGCGCTTGTCGGTGACCGACGCTGGCCGTCGTTATTACGAGCGATGCAAGAGCATCCTGTCGGACCTGGAAAACGCCGAAGCCGAAGCCAGCGATGCACTGCTGGCACCCCGTGGCAGGTTGCGAGTGCACTGCGTACCGGGCCTGGCCCGCCAGTTGGTGACCCGTGCGGTGCTGGACTACCGCAGGGCATTCCCCGAAGTGACGGTGGATCTGCTGCTCTCCCAGCGCATGCCGAACCTGCTGGAAGACCAGCTGGATGTGTCTATTCTGATTGCCCGAGCCTTGCCGGACTCGGCTTATATCAGCCAGAAGATCGGCGTGAGCCATTGCGTGCTGGTAGCGGCCCCCGAATACCTGGCTCAACACGCGCCGCCTCAGGAGCCCGACGACTTGAGCGACCACCAATGCCTGTTGTTGGGGACTGTCGACTACGCGCGCGACGAGTGGCAACTCAAGAGTACAAAGGGTGACGTCACGTTCGTGCCAACGGGGCCGAGTTTCAGCGTGAATGATATGGACGCCATGGCGGTGGCGATCAAGGAAGGCGCCGGAATAGGTCTGTTGGCGGGTTTTTCGGCTGTTGACGACCTGCGCAGTGGCAAGCTGGTGCGGGTGTTGCCGGAATATCACACCTATGAGCGTAATGTGTATGCGGTGTACACGTCGCGTCAGTTTGTGGATGCGAAGATCACCCGGTTCATCGAGGCCCTCAAGGAGCGAGTAGGCAGGGAATTGGCGGCAACGGCTCGTGAGTTGGTTGGCGATAGTGCGTGA